One part of the Sporocytophaga myxococcoides DSM 11118 genome encodes these proteins:
- the rlmB gene encoding 23S rRNA (guanosine(2251)-2'-O)-methyltransferase RlmB, which produces MERNSPQNKSELLFGIRPIIEAIEAGKEIDKILIQKEQSSPLMNELLQAASIHKVPVQRVPVEKLNRITKKIHQGAICFMSSIVYASLDNVISDCFQSGAVPMILVLDRITDVRNFGAIARTAECMGVHAIVIPAKGAAQINSDAVKTSAGALNHIPVCREESLIKTIKYLKESGLSVVACTEKAQKTIAEAVYNDPVAIIVGSEEDGISDEIIKKADEIVRIPMVGKIGSLNVSVAAGMILYEAIRQRG; this is translated from the coding sequence ATGGAGAGAAATTCCCCGCAAAATAAATCAGAATTACTTTTCGGTATAAGACCGATTATAGAAGCGATTGAAGCAGGTAAAGAGATTGATAAAATTCTTATTCAGAAAGAACAATCTTCACCTTTAATGAATGAATTGTTGCAGGCTGCTTCTATTCATAAAGTGCCGGTTCAAAGAGTGCCGGTGGAAAAATTGAATCGGATAACAAAGAAGATTCATCAGGGCGCTATTTGCTTCATGTCTTCTATTGTTTATGCTTCTTTGGATAATGTAATTTCTGACTGTTTTCAGTCCGGTGCGGTCCCAATGATTTTGGTGCTGGATAGAATCACTGATGTCAGAAACTTTGGAGCTATCGCAAGAACTGCAGAGTGTATGGGTGTTCACGCTATTGTTATCCCTGCAAAGGGTGCTGCTCAGATTAACAGTGATGCTGTTAAAACCTCTGCAGGAGCATTGAATCACATTCCTGTCTGCAGAGAAGAAAGCCTGATAAAAACAATAAAATATCTTAAAGAAAGTGGTTTGTCTGTAGTCGCTTGCACAGAAAAGGCTCAAAAAACTATTGCCGAAGCAGTTTATAATGACCCAGTTGCAATCATAGTGGGCTCAGAGGAAGATGGTATTTCAGATGAGATCATTAAAAAAGCAGACGAAATTGTAAGGATACCAATGGTAGGAAAGATAGGATCTCTAAATG